The DNA window AGCGTTGCCTCAATGATCCCCGACAGTGCGCCGCGCCACCCGGCATGGGCGGCGCCAATGACCGTTCCATCCTGAGATGCCATCAAAATGGGCACGCAATCGGCGGTCAGGATACCAAGGGCAGCGCCGGACTGGTTTGTCACCATTGCGTCTGCTTTGTGATCCGCAGAATTATGGGGATCATGTGGGCCATCGATGATCACGGCTTTGGCAGAATGCACCTGATGCACCGTGACCAACGCGTCCGCGTCAAGATCAAGCGACTTCAGGCACAGGGTGCGGTTTTGGGATACCGCATCGGGGTCATCATCGGATCCAAACCCGGTGTTGAGGGATTGATAAATCCCCTGACTGCGCCCGCCGTTGCGGGTAAAAAATCCGTGGGTGATGGCATCAATTGCCAAAAGGCCATCGTCTTTGATCACATCCAAGGGCGCGGTCATGACGGGGCCACTGTGTTTTGTGCCTCTATGTTCTGTGCCTCGCTGTTCTGTGAAAGACCGGGTAGGGTTTCCAAATCGGGGCTGGCCAGCGCCATCACCTTAAACAGGTTGCCCATTTCCGATGGCGCAATCAAACGCCGCAAAGACGCGTCAATCACTTCAATCTGTTCGGGCGTGGCATTTTTGTTCAGGCGTTGGGCGCGTTGGCCAATGCCAAGGTCCATTAAAAAGGCACCCTGGGTTACGGGACCAAAACACGACGCCCCGCCTGCGCGACCGGCCTGGCAGAGGGCTTTGAAATTTACATGGGCCGTCAAATCCGAATCACCTGGGTCGATCAATGGATCGACAAATTCGTGATGTTGGATGGCCTGCCAGGTTTCTCCAACCGCATCATCGGCGTACCCATAATCAATGATCAAACAGGCCCCGGAATGTTCAACCAGACGCCGCGCGATGGATTCGGCAATCGCCAATGCCGCAGGGCAGGTTTCCTTGATGGTGTTGGGGGGGGATGTTTCGGGCAGATTTTCTGCCAGTCGGATGGCATCCGGGATGGGTTTTGAGGCAACAAAATGAAACGGGTCACCCCCTGCAATCAAGCGTTCCGTCCAGCCGTGTTCCCCCAATAAAAATTGCTGAATAGGAAGGGCGTCAAAAAATTCATTGGCGATGATGATGCTGGGGCCTTGGGGCAGGTCTTCGATGGTGTCGTGCCAAATCGGGTGATGGCCAGCCAAGGTTTCCTTCTGGTGGGCGCGCAAGGTTGGGCTGGTTTCCACCAGATGAATGTGTGCAGCCTCAACAAAGCCCGGTTGCAATTTTGCAGCCCTGAGTGCATCGGCCATCATGGTGCCCCGGCCGGGGCCAAATTCGGCAAGGATAAAGGGATCAGGACAGCCCAGCGATTGCCAGACGACGGCCGCCCACAGGCCAATGATTTCCCCAAACATCTGGCTGATTTCCGGCGCGGTGATGAAATCACCTGTTTGGCCCAAGGGGTCACGGGTCCGGTAATACCCGTGTTCCGGATGGGCCAGGGCCAAATCCATAAAACGGCTGACAGGGATCGGGCCGTGGTCTTTAATTTCGCTGGCGATCAAACGCGAAAGGGTGCTCACCGTGCTTTCTGGCCTCCGGGATTAAACGCTTTGAAGATCAGCCATGCGCCAATCATGGCAACGGGCAGGGACAGCCATTGCCCCATGGTCGTGCCCCCCGCAATAAAGCCCAGATGGGCGTCGGGCTCACGAAAGAATTCAGAACCAATGCGGAAAATGCCATAGCCCAGCAAAAACGCACCAGTCAGAAAGCCGCGTCTGGCCCGGGCGGCGCAAAAGAAATGCAGCCCCCATAGTATGGCGAATAAAAGAATGCCTTCCAGACCGGCTTCGTAAAGCTGGCTGGGATGGCGCGACAACGCGCCACCACGGGGGAACACCACGGCCCAGGGAACGTCTGTGACGCGGCCAAACAGTTCACCATTGATGAAATTGGCAATGCGCCCGAAGAAAATGCCGATCGGGGCGACAAGCGCCAAAAGATCACCAAGGGCAAGCGCTGGAATGGTGCGTCGGCGACAAAACCACATCCCGGAAAGGACAACCCCGATCAGGCCGCCGTGAAAAGAC is part of the Rhodospirillales bacterium genome and encodes:
- the pgeF gene encoding peptidoglycan editing factor PgeF, producing the protein MTAPLDVIKDDGLLAIDAITHGFFTRNGGRSQGIYQSLNTGFGSDDDPDAVSQNRTLCLKSLDLDADALVTVHQVHSAKAVIIDGPHDPHNSADHKADAMVTNQSGAALGILTADCVPILMASQDGTVIGAAHAGWRGALSGIIEATLDAMESIGANGKTITAAIGPAIGQQSYEVGPEFPAPFLAEDPAAITFFKDAPRTGHYLFDLGGYTSARLLRRGITVCHSRFDTCALEDQFFSYRRSTLNGEAGYGRNLSVIARRA
- a CDS encoding class I SAM-dependent methyltransferase, coding for MDLALAHPEHGYYRTRDPLGQTGDFITAPEISQMFGEIIGLWAAVVWQSLGCPDPFILAEFGPGRGTMMADALRAAKLQPGFVEAAHIHLVETSPTLRAHQKETLAGHHPIWHDTIEDLPQGPSIIIANEFFDALPIQQFLLGEHGWTERLIAGGDPFHFVASKPIPDAIRLAENLPETSPPNTIKETCPAALAIAESIARRLVEHSGACLIIDYGYADDAVGETWQAIQHHEFVDPLIDPGDSDLTAHVNFKALCQAGRAGGASCFGPVTQGAFLMDLGIGQRAQRLNKNATPEQIEVIDASLRRLIAPSEMGNLFKVMALASPDLETLPGLSQNSEAQNIEAQNTVAPS
- a CDS encoding prolipoprotein diacylglyceryl transferase, with the translated sequence MFPVFPAFPALALPFPTIDPVIVSFGPFAIRWYALAYVAGLLIGWWMLIRIAEKPPAPDQPAVINRLGVDDFLLWATLGIILGGRMGYVLFYQGSYYLDDPLRILAVWQGGMSFHGGLIGVVLSGMWFCRRRTIPALALGDLLALVAPIGIFFGRIANFINGELFGRVTDVPWAVVFPRGGALSRHPSQLYEAGLEGILLFAILWGLHFFCAARARRGFLTGAFLLGYGIFRIGSEFFREPDAHLGFIAGGTTMGQWLSLPVAMIGAWLIFKAFNPGGQKAR